The proteins below come from a single Gordonia pseudamarae genomic window:
- a CDS encoding response regulator produces MIRIVLADDHPVVRAGLRAMLAGDPDLDLIGEAATPDDAVALVTDLRPDVVLMDLQFGTAETGADATRRIRALPAPPAVLVLTNYDTDGDILGAVEAGASGYLLKDAPPDELIAAIRAAAAGETALAPAIAGRLLARMRSPRPGLSTRELEVLRLVAGGATNNDIATRLHISEATVKSHLVHIYTKLGVSSRTAAVATARDSGLFR; encoded by the coding sequence ATGATCCGGATCGTGCTCGCCGACGATCACCCCGTGGTGCGCGCGGGGTTGCGTGCGATGCTTGCCGGTGACCCCGATCTCGACCTGATCGGCGAAGCCGCCACACCCGACGACGCCGTCGCCCTCGTGACCGACCTGAGGCCGGACGTCGTGCTCATGGACCTGCAGTTCGGGACGGCGGAGACCGGTGCCGATGCCACCCGCCGCATCCGCGCCCTACCAGCACCGCCGGCGGTGCTGGTGCTCACGAACTACGACACCGACGGTGACATCCTCGGCGCCGTCGAGGCCGGCGCGAGCGGCTACCTCCTCAAAGACGCCCCACCCGATGAGCTGATCGCCGCGATCCGCGCCGCCGCCGCGGGAGAGACCGCCCTGGCCCCCGCGATCGCGGGCCGCCTACTCGCCCGGATGCGCTCACCGCGGCCCGGCCTCAGCACCCGCGAGCTCGAAGTTCTGCGCCTCGTTGCCGGCGGCGCGACGAATAACGACATCGCCACGCGCCTGCACATCAGCGAAGCGACGGTGAAATCCCACCTCGTGCACATCTACACCAAACTCGGCGTCTCCTCCCGCACGGCCGCTGTCGCCACGGCCCGCGACTCCGGCCTGTTCCGGTAA
- a CDS encoding helix-turn-helix transcriptional regulator, with protein sequence MTGGDIGEFLRSRRAAVSPEDAGFAVSGRRRVPGLRREEVALLANVSVDYYNRIERGQLAGVSDQVLEAIAGALRLDEFERRHLLDLVDQGRAGILVSQRTRSTTVLRPSVRAMVEQTRGVPCFVQNSIVDILAINPLMLELYRSDTPNAGSTANYPRELFLNRASKDSWWDWDQRAWETTAMLRYAVGRYPVDEDLNALIADLNEQSPEFRQLWASHEVSFSRSGTKLIRHPVVGDVEVDYEAMELGGDEGLLLFVYSASPGSAGRAALDRLEAAIE encoded by the coding sequence ATGACGGGCGGCGACATAGGTGAGTTCCTCCGGTCGCGGCGCGCCGCGGTGAGCCCCGAGGATGCGGGTTTCGCGGTCAGTGGTCGCCGGCGCGTGCCGGGACTGCGTCGCGAGGAGGTTGCGCTGCTGGCCAACGTGAGCGTCGATTACTACAACCGGATTGAGCGCGGCCAGTTGGCGGGGGTGTCCGATCAGGTGCTGGAGGCGATCGCGGGTGCCCTGCGGCTTGATGAGTTTGAGCGCCGCCATCTGCTCGACCTGGTCGATCAGGGCCGGGCCGGGATATTGGTTTCGCAGCGGACGCGCTCGACCACTGTGCTGCGTCCGTCGGTTCGGGCGATGGTCGAGCAAACCCGCGGGGTGCCCTGCTTCGTCCAGAACTCGATCGTAGACATCCTGGCGATCAACCCGTTGATGCTGGAGTTGTACCGTTCCGATACCCCCAATGCAGGCTCGACGGCGAACTACCCGAGGGAACTGTTCTTGAACCGGGCGTCCAAGGATTCGTGGTGGGACTGGGACCAGCGAGCCTGGGAGACCACGGCCATGCTGCGCTATGCGGTCGGCCGGTACCCGGTCGATGAGGACCTCAATGCGCTGATCGCCGATCTCAACGAGCAGTCGCCGGAATTCCGGCAGTTGTGGGCGTCACACGAGGTCAGCTTCAGTCGTAGCGGCACGAAGCTCATCCGTCATCCGGTCGTCGGAGACGTCGAGGTTGACTACGAGGCGATGGAACTGGGCGGAGACGAGGGTTTGCTGCTGTTTGTGTACTCGGCCTCGCCCGGATCAGCCGGGCGCGCCGCACTCGACCGGTTGGAAGCCGCGATCGAGTAA
- the mhpA gene encoding bifunctional 3-(3-hydroxy-phenyl)propionate/3-hydroxycinnamic acid hydroxylase MhpA: MPESTVDTTVLIVGAGPTGLTAAALLADLGIASTIVERWPGIYPQPRAVHLDDEVLRILGHIGVADAFAEISRAGHGLRLVDAQLRTLGEYRRDQPVGRHGFRSASMYDQPDLEAVLRAAVAERDLVTLVPDTEVLDVLIEGDRVRVLTAGRVSGERRVLRARYVIGCDGANSIVRSKIGSRWQDLGFTQRWLVVDIDTPRDLHAWDGVYQICDPDRAGTFMRIGDTRYRWEFRLHDSETADHYQDLTTLAPLLGPWLGDDHTDVRLVRSTEYTFRARVADRWHDRRILLAGDAAHLTPPFIGQGLGSGLRDAHNLAWKLAAVLNGTLGPDALASYQAERKPHTVGLIRLAMTVGVIMTSGGRTGNTLRRVIVPRTQYVPSLAAKAVDSTTAPLPPSAFVRPRSAAALPATLRPAVAHLSSRQLAGTLCPNALVDGESRFDDIVGPRFALVTLDPPRSDQRTELSRRGTDVIELEPGSSLGQWLSDAGQRAAVVRPDRYVMVSGKSVAAVYTYAPQTAVNSNTAYAGCGPPTPRVPRRQIPDAG; encoded by the coding sequence ATGCCTGAATCAACGGTCGACACAACGGTTCTGATCGTCGGTGCGGGGCCGACCGGACTCACCGCCGCGGCGCTGTTGGCCGACCTCGGGATCGCGTCGACGATCGTCGAACGGTGGCCGGGTATCTACCCGCAGCCCCGGGCCGTGCACCTCGACGACGAGGTGCTGCGCATCCTCGGTCACATCGGTGTCGCCGACGCCTTCGCGGAGATCTCGCGTGCCGGGCATGGTCTGCGTCTGGTGGACGCGCAACTGCGGACGCTCGGCGAGTATCGACGGGACCAACCGGTCGGCCGGCACGGCTTTCGCAGTGCGTCGATGTACGACCAGCCCGACTTGGAGGCGGTACTGCGGGCGGCGGTCGCCGAGCGCGACCTGGTCACCCTCGTCCCCGACACCGAGGTACTCGATGTCCTCATCGAAGGTGACCGGGTCCGGGTGCTCACCGCCGGCCGGGTCTCCGGCGAGCGGCGCGTGCTGCGTGCACGTTACGTGATCGGCTGCGACGGAGCCAACAGTATCGTGCGCAGCAAGATCGGAAGCCGTTGGCAAGATTTGGGTTTCACCCAACGCTGGCTGGTCGTCGACATCGACACGCCCCGCGACCTGCACGCGTGGGACGGCGTCTATCAAATCTGCGACCCCGACCGGGCCGGCACATTCATGCGGATCGGCGACACCCGGTACCGGTGGGAATTCCGGCTGCACGACTCCGAAACCGCCGACCACTACCAGGACCTGACCACGCTGGCACCACTGCTGGGGCCGTGGCTGGGCGACGACCACACCGACGTGAGGCTGGTGCGCAGCACCGAGTACACCTTCCGGGCGCGAGTCGCCGACCGGTGGCACGACCGCCGAATCCTGCTGGCCGGCGACGCCGCACACCTGACACCCCCGTTCATCGGCCAAGGTCTCGGCTCAGGACTCCGGGATGCACACAACCTCGCCTGGAAGCTCGCGGCCGTGCTGAACGGGACACTCGGCCCGGACGCGCTCGCCAGCTACCAGGCCGAACGCAAACCACACACCGTCGGCCTCATCCGGCTGGCGATGACGGTCGGGGTCATCATGACCAGTGGCGGAAGAACCGGAAACACTTTGCGCCGCGTCATCGTACCTCGCACCCAGTACGTTCCGTCACTGGCCGCCAAGGCTGTCGACAGCACGACCGCGCCGCTGCCGCCGTCGGCGTTCGTTCGCCCGCGGTCGGCCGCCGCCCTGCCCGCCACACTTCGTCCCGCAGTCGCGCATCTGTCGTCGCGGCAACTGGCCGGCACCCTGTGCCCCAATGCCCTTGTCGACGGCGAAAGCCGTTTCGACGACATCGTCGGCCCCCGATTCGCCCTGGTCACCCTCGATCCACCCAGGTCGGACCAGCGAACCGAACTCTCCCGACGCGGCACGGACGTCATCGAATTGGAACCCGGATCATCTCTCGGACAATGGCTCTCGGACGCCGGCCAGCGAGCGGCAGTAGTTCGTCCCGACCGGTATGTGATGGTCTCCGGAAAATCCGTCGCCGCAGTGTACACCTACGCCCCGCAAACAGCCGTCAACAGCAACACCGCGTACGCCGGATGCGGACCGCCGACCCCCCGGGTTCCCCGCCGGCAAATCCCCGATGCGGGTTGA
- a CDS encoding SDR family oxidoreductase, translating to MNNQVVVVTGAGSMGLAIARRVAQDRTIVLADINRTNLDAATTLLTGEGYRVTTHVVDTSDPASVATLAADAAALGDVHTLIHTAGVSPNLAPAQKIIAVDLIGTAHVLEQFGKVIADGGAGVVIASQAGHMGDPLSADLADSLRVTPAAELADLEFIAAIDDPGMAYGVAKRANSLRVQAESVTWADRGARLNAISPGVICTPLAIQEMDGPNRAGYENMITTSAAGRMGTPTEIAELAALLLGENGRFISGADFLIDGGVIAAIATGRYTLGG from the coding sequence ATGAACAACCAAGTCGTCGTCGTTACCGGAGCCGGCTCGATGGGTCTGGCCATCGCCCGCCGCGTCGCCCAGGACCGCACCATTGTGCTGGCCGACATCAACCGGACCAATCTGGATGCCGCCACGACCCTCCTCACCGGCGAGGGCTACCGGGTGACAACCCACGTGGTCGACACCTCTGATCCCGCCTCGGTGGCCACACTGGCCGCCGACGCCGCCGCGCTCGGCGATGTGCACACGCTGATCCACACCGCTGGGGTCTCGCCCAACCTCGCGCCCGCACAGAAGATCATCGCGGTCGATCTGATCGGCACCGCTCACGTCCTGGAGCAGTTCGGCAAGGTCATCGCCGACGGTGGTGCCGGTGTCGTGATCGCCAGCCAGGCCGGCCATATGGGCGATCCGCTCTCCGCCGACCTGGCAGATTCCTTGCGCGTCACCCCCGCCGCGGAGCTGGCCGACCTCGAGTTCATCGCCGCGATTGATGACCCCGGCATGGCGTACGGCGTCGCCAAGCGGGCCAACTCGCTGCGGGTCCAGGCGGAGTCAGTCACCTGGGCCGACCGCGGCGCCCGGCTGAACGCGATCAGTCCCGGAGTGATCTGCACCCCACTCGCCATCCAGGAGATGGACGGACCCAACCGGGCCGGCTACGAGAACATGATCACCACCAGCGCAGCCGGACGTATGGGCACCCCCACCGAGATCGCCGAACTGGCCGCGCTACTGCTCGGCGAGAACGGAAGGTTCATCTCCGGCGCCGACTTCCTGATCGACGGAGGCGTCATCGCCGCCATCGCCACCGGACGCTACACCCTCGGCGGCTGA
- a CDS encoding ABC transporter ATP-binding protein — MIELQDVTLTFPDGQNRITAVDHVTLRGDNGTVTGITGPSGSGKSSILAVAATLIRPDSGGVLIGNDTDTVDAAQLSRTAATTLRRERIGIVFQQSNLLPALTVREQLQVMARLGGAAVRNRRVKIDARVGELLDAVGLTEHADKHPHQLSGGQRQRVAIARGLVHDPEVLLVDEPTSALDQERGAEIMQLIARLTHERGTATLLVTHDLIHRDALDALVAVVDGRITTSVAALPATTRRVRQRGREMVCCCG, encoded by the coding sequence ATGATCGAACTGCAGGACGTCACCCTCACCTTCCCCGACGGCCAGAACCGCATCACCGCCGTCGACCATGTCACCCTCCGCGGCGACAACGGCACCGTCACCGGCATCACCGGACCCTCCGGATCGGGCAAGTCCAGCATCCTGGCCGTCGCCGCGACCCTGATCCGCCCCGACTCCGGCGGCGTCCTCATCGGCAACGACACGGACACTGTCGACGCCGCCCAGCTGTCGAGGACCGCCGCGACCACGCTGCGCCGCGAGCGCATCGGCATCGTCTTCCAGCAGTCCAACCTGCTCCCCGCGCTGACCGTGCGTGAGCAGTTGCAGGTCATGGCCCGGCTCGGCGGGGCCGCCGTCCGGAACAGGCGGGTGAAGATCGATGCCCGTGTCGGGGAGTTGCTCGATGCGGTGGGCCTCACCGAGCACGCCGACAAACACCCTCACCAGCTTTCCGGCGGGCAACGCCAGCGGGTCGCGATCGCCCGCGGCCTCGTACACGACCCTGAGGTTCTCCTGGTGGACGAGCCCACCAGCGCCCTCGATCAGGAGCGCGGTGCCGAGATCATGCAGCTCATCGCGCGGCTTACCCACGAGCGTGGCACGGCCACACTGCTCGTCACCCACGACCTGATCCACCGCGATGCCCTCGATGCCCTCGTCGCCGTCGTCGATGGCCGGATCACCACCTCGGTCGCCGCCCTGCCCGCCACCACGCGCCGAGTACGACAGCGCGGGAGGGAGATGGTGTGCTGTTGTGGATGA
- a CDS encoding Na+/H+ antiporter yields the protein MDGLEVTVLLGAAVLAGTLLAPRLRIATPLALVVLGILLAFVPEVRDVQLPPETVLLLFLPVMLFWESLTTSLRSIRRDLRGIVLLSTLLVVATAFAVAGIAHLMGLPWEAALILGAAVAPPDATAVAAPGRMLPRRNFTLLKAESLTNDGTALVVYAIAVGLATGGSYTPLDVTAIVTLSYVGCIAAGVVVGLLAVSVMRRLTEALVINIALLLVPFTAFLSAELIHASGVLAVVTSGLIVAYAGPRISTAASRAQTEAVWPLGSTLLNGALFVLIGIEAQVVVRDISAETVGRLTAITIAVWIILMVVRFAFETLSITVIRLLDRRPSQRQRRMTYRARMVSSAASFRGAVSLAIALAVPVTTDAGDALAGRDEIVFVTAGVILLTLLVQGPLLPVIVRWARLPEDAQEQEEEQLAERALSSAAVAAIDELADELGIGTHAREQLRQDYHRHLEFTKPPLDG from the coding sequence ATGGACGGACTGGAGGTCACGGTACTGCTCGGGGCAGCGGTCCTGGCAGGGACGCTCCTCGCGCCGCGGTTGCGGATCGCGACGCCGCTCGCCCTGGTGGTGCTCGGCATCCTGCTTGCCTTCGTACCGGAGGTGCGAGACGTACAGCTGCCGCCCGAGACGGTGCTCCTGCTGTTCCTGCCGGTCATGTTGTTCTGGGAGAGCCTGACCACCTCGCTGCGCTCGATCCGGCGCGACCTGCGCGGGATCGTCCTGTTGAGCACCCTGTTGGTGGTGGCGACCGCCTTCGCCGTCGCAGGCATCGCGCACCTCATGGGCCTGCCGTGGGAGGCCGCGCTCATTCTCGGTGCAGCGGTCGCGCCTCCGGACGCGACCGCGGTGGCGGCGCCCGGCCGGATGCTGCCCCGGCGCAACTTCACGCTCCTGAAAGCCGAGAGCCTCACCAACGACGGCACGGCGCTGGTGGTCTACGCGATCGCCGTCGGGCTCGCGACCGGCGGGTCTTATACGCCGCTGGACGTCACGGCGATAGTCACCCTGTCGTACGTGGGCTGCATCGCCGCCGGCGTCGTGGTCGGGCTGCTCGCCGTCTCGGTGATGCGGCGACTGACGGAAGCGCTGGTGATCAACATCGCGCTCCTGCTCGTACCTTTCACCGCGTTCCTGTCAGCGGAGCTGATTCACGCCTCCGGTGTGCTGGCGGTCGTTACCTCCGGACTGATCGTCGCCTACGCGGGCCCGCGGATCAGCACCGCGGCTTCGCGCGCCCAGACCGAGGCGGTCTGGCCGCTGGGATCGACCCTCCTCAACGGCGCGCTCTTCGTGCTGATCGGCATCGAGGCGCAGGTTGTCGTCCGCGACATCTCCGCCGAGACCGTCGGCCGGCTCACCGCCATCACGATCGCAGTGTGGATCATCCTCATGGTGGTCCGCTTCGCTTTCGAAACGCTGAGCATCACGGTGATCCGGCTGCTGGATCGACGCCCGTCCCAGCGGCAACGCCGCATGACCTATCGCGCCCGCATGGTGAGCTCCGCAGCGAGCTTCCGAGGCGCGGTGTCCCTGGCGATCGCCCTCGCCGTGCCCGTCACGACCGACGCCGGCGATGCCCTGGCCGGGCGGGACGAGATCGTCTTCGTCACCGCCGGAGTGATCCTGCTGACCCTGCTCGTGCAGGGCCCACTCCTCCCGGTCATCGTGCGCTGGGCGCGCCTGCCCGAGGACGCGCAGGAGCAGGAGGAGGAGCAACTCGCCGAACGAGCATTGAGCAGCGCCGCCGTCGCGGCGATCGACGAGCTGGCCGATGAACTCGGCATCGGCACGCACGCGCGCGAGCAGCTCCGCCAGGACTACCACCGACACCTCGAGTTCACGAAGCCCCCGCTAGATGGTTGA
- a CDS encoding ABC transporter permease — protein MFVAWRELRFARGRFLLIGAVVALITLLVGFLSGLTGGLAAQNISSVLHLPGDRLVLQQPQSSAPSYATSSLDPDTVRAWEHADGVTSVTRVGIVQSRASADGTDDPTGVALFGLPPDASGTGSGPLVDLTPAHDNEVGLSAGAAEDLGVEVGDTISITGTDFTVASIGGDLWYSHTPVAVMSLDAWSAAGKRVGGTGEATVLAVTGDADWAAIGSETGTVAQTRLSSLTALEAFRSEIGSLGLMIAMLFGISALVVGAFFTVWTMQRAGDIAVLKALGATTGSLIRDSLGQALIVLAAGISVGLAAVLGLGMLAGRALPFIVSPLTTLAPAAVMAVLGLAGAAFALRSVTKADPLTALGSNR, from the coding sequence GTGTTCGTCGCGTGGAGAGAGCTGCGGTTCGCCCGTGGCAGGTTCTTGCTCATCGGGGCCGTCGTCGCCCTGATCACCCTGCTCGTCGGGTTCCTCTCGGGGCTGACCGGAGGGCTTGCCGCCCAGAACATCTCCTCCGTGCTACACCTGCCCGGCGACCGTCTCGTGCTGCAGCAGCCCCAGAGCAGCGCACCGAGCTACGCCACCTCCTCCCTCGATCCGGACACCGTGCGGGCGTGGGAACACGCTGACGGGGTCACGTCGGTGACACGGGTCGGGATCGTCCAGTCGCGCGCATCGGCCGACGGCACCGACGACCCGACCGGTGTCGCGCTCTTTGGGCTACCGCCGGATGCTTCGGGCACCGGATCGGGCCCGCTGGTCGACCTCACCCCCGCCCACGACAACGAGGTCGGTCTCTCCGCCGGAGCGGCCGAGGACCTCGGCGTTGAGGTCGGTGACACGATCTCGATCACCGGTACCGACTTCACCGTCGCCTCCATCGGCGGGGACCTCTGGTACAGCCACACCCCGGTCGCCGTCATGTCGCTGGACGCGTGGAGTGCGGCCGGCAAGCGTGTCGGCGGCACCGGGGAGGCGACCGTCCTCGCCGTCACCGGCGACGCGGACTGGGCGGCCATCGGTTCCGAGACCGGCACGGTCGCCCAGACACGACTGTCGAGTCTGACCGCGCTGGAGGCGTTCCGGTCCGAGATCGGATCGCTCGGGCTCATGATCGCCATGCTGTTCGGCATCTCCGCCCTCGTCGTGGGTGCGTTCTTCACCGTGTGGACGATGCAGCGCGCCGGCGACATCGCCGTCCTCAAGGCGCTCGGCGCCACCACCGGTTCACTTATACGAGACTCCCTCGGCCAGGCTCTCATCGTCCTGGCCGCCGGGATCAGCGTTGGACTCGCCGCCGTGCTCGGCCTCGGCATGCTCGCGGGTCGGGCGCTGCCGTTCATCGTCAGCCCGCTGACCACCCTCGCCCCGGCCGCCGTGATGGCGGTACTGGGTCTCGCGGGAGCCGCGTTCGCGCTGCGCTCGGTCACCAAGGCCGACCCGCTCACCGCCCTCGGGAGCAACCGATGA
- a CDS encoding nuclear transport factor 2 family protein: protein MTASQPLNISGYVQPKDEWLADISSGQIQYHSSEEVAWELTIDGDTAIIESRTSIDATIYGTRRVWNLTGTARLAKVDGEWRVMQSVAGTF from the coding sequence ATGACGGCTTCACAGCCACTCAACATCAGCGGCTACGTCCAGCCGAAGGACGAATGGCTCGCCGACATCAGCAGCGGGCAGATACAATACCACTCCAGCGAAGAGGTGGCATGGGAACTGACCATCGATGGCGACACCGCGATCATCGAGAGTCGCACCAGCATCGATGCCACCATCTACGGGACCCGCCGGGTGTGGAACCTCACCGGCACCGCCCGCCTGGCCAAAGTGGATGGTGAATGGAGAGTCATGCAATCCGTGGCCGGCACATTCTGA
- a CDS encoding SDR family oxidoreductase, whose protein sequence is MTERGAFITGSDVLIDRRRHRVVLLRLDLRPGPDPEGLTVTPENSTALIVGATGSIGRHAVSEALRQGYDVRALVRDRNGAERLLPDGVEFVVGDLARPDTLDAAVDDVDAIVFTHGSSTRESDVRDIDYAGVANVLAALAGRPVRIALMTAVGTTRPGVPYAAWKRRGERLVRASGNDYTIVRPGWFDYNDADQRRIVMRQGDTAQSGGPADGVIARDEIARVLVDSLSSDPANRKTLELAAERGAEQDDLAAVFAALRPDEPGALDGVLDTNTVPVDDEPARFRDDLSRIAGGSQ, encoded by the coding sequence ATGACCGAGCGCGGCGCGTTCATCACCGGCAGTGACGTCCTCATCGACAGGCGGCGGCACCGCGTCGTTCTTTTACGGCTCGATCTCCGGCCAGGCCCCGACCCCGAAGGACTGACAGTGACGCCCGAGAACTCCACGGCCCTCATCGTCGGCGCGACCGGCAGCATCGGCCGCCACGCCGTCTCCGAGGCGCTCCGCCAGGGCTACGACGTGCGCGCCCTCGTCCGCGACCGCAACGGAGCCGAGCGCCTGCTGCCGGACGGAGTCGAGTTCGTCGTCGGCGACCTCGCCCGTCCTGACACGCTCGACGCGGCCGTCGACGACGTCGACGCGATCGTCTTCACACACGGCTCGAGCACCCGGGAGTCCGACGTCCGCGACATCGACTACGCCGGCGTCGCGAACGTGCTCGCCGCGCTCGCCGGCCGGCCGGTGCGGATCGCGCTGATGACGGCCGTCGGCACCACCCGTCCCGGCGTCCCCTACGCGGCCTGGAAGCGCCGCGGCGAGCGGCTCGTCCGGGCCAGTGGCAACGACTACACGATCGTCCGCCCCGGCTGGTTCGACTACAACGACGCCGACCAGCGTCGCATCGTCATGCGCCAGGGCGACACCGCCCAGTCCGGCGGACCCGCCGACGGCGTCATCGCCCGCGACGAGATCGCCCGAGTGCTCGTCGACAGCCTGAGCTCCGACCCCGCGAACCGGAAGACCCTCGAGCTCGCCGCGGAGAGGGGTGCGGAGCAGGACGACCTCGCCGCGGTGTTCGCTGCGCTCCGTCCCGACGAACCCGGGGCGCTGGACGGCGTCCTGGACACCAACACGGTGCCGGTGGATGACGAGCCCGCACGGTTCCGCGACGATCTGTCACGGATCGCCGGAGGAAGCCAGTAA
- a CDS encoding fumarylacetoacetate hydrolase family protein yields MSISVLRTADAWWVLTDDATAARRVDTAASTTAELLTDRTAVDAAASGTGDLTDVALLEPISPVSAPCRIVAQMTNFRSHITDSGMNPDTVPLTFFRKTSGSISGPYDDIVKPVHVTLLDYEIEIGLVFGKSLPVGTPVTREVLAEYVAGVVIANDVSARDLQLPKTQFYEAKSYPTFTPLGPRLVLLEAGELDRFGDLHLTLRVNGQVRQDMVIGDDIVFSPLAAVTGLSGFQRLDPGDVLLTGTPAGTALSAPAKVVEIIGSLLPPHVKWKTFFDRQSNNPKYLRDGDVVELTAATADGALDLGTQRTVVRYA; encoded by the coding sequence ATGAGCATCTCCGTCCTCCGCACCGCCGACGCCTGGTGGGTGCTCACCGACGACGCCACCGCCGCCCGCCGCGTCGACACCGCCGCGAGCACCACCGCCGAACTTCTCACCGACCGTACCGCCGTCGACGCCGCCGCATCGGGCACCGGCGACCTCACCGACGTCGCGCTCCTCGAACCGATCTCACCGGTGAGCGCGCCGTGCCGGATTGTCGCGCAGATGACCAACTTCCGGTCGCACATAACCGATTCGGGAATGAACCCGGACACCGTTCCACTGACGTTCTTCCGCAAGACGTCCGGGTCGATCTCCGGACCGTACGATGACATCGTCAAACCCGTACACGTGACACTCCTCGACTACGAGATCGAGATCGGTCTGGTGTTCGGCAAGTCGCTCCCGGTCGGGACACCGGTCACCAGGGAAGTCCTGGCCGAGTACGTCGCCGGTGTCGTCATCGCCAACGATGTATCGGCGCGCGACCTTCAGCTGCCCAAAACCCAGTTCTACGAGGCCAAGTCGTATCCGACGTTCACTCCGCTCGGGCCGCGGCTGGTGTTGCTGGAGGCCGGAGAGTTGGACCGGTTCGGCGATCTGCACCTGACGCTGCGAGTCAACGGTCAAGTACGCCAGGACATGGTGATCGGTGACGACATCGTGTTCTCACCTTTGGCGGCGGTAACCGGACTGTCGGGCTTTCAGCGACTTGACCCGGGCGACGTCCTGCTGACCGGCACCCCCGCCGGTACCGCGCTGAGTGCGCCGGCAAAGGTCGTGGAGATCATCGGGTCGCTGCTGCCGCCGCACGTCAAGTGGAAGACCTTCTTCGACAGGCAGAGCAATAATCCGAAGTATTTGCGGGACGGAGACGTCGTGGAACTCACCGCCGCCACCGCCGACGGCGCCCTCGATCTGGGTACTCAGCGCACGGTGGTCAGATATGCCTGA
- a CDS encoding sensor histidine kinase — protein MPHSTLAPVFTGLRLGLHALLIGLAGFAVLRAFVVSSPAAVWVLTVGIAFVAVYLTGAGAARALRTKIPRRGFAVGWAAALTLLWAVLTWLSPEGAYLVFPLFFLYLHVLPGPRGVAAIVVTTAFAIFALGLHLGFSVGGVIGPLIGAGVALLIGLAYRALTREAEERERLLTELIHTRQQLADTEREQGALAERARLARDIHDTVAQGLSSIQMLLRAAERDTPEPGAGYLRTAREAAADSLVDTRQIIRELTPARLDDGLAAALRRLGQEQSDRASVPIEVTAEDLALPMGTQTALLRIAQGALSNAIRHANATRITIALAADDAVSLVVRDDGHGFDVSTAVADSPEAGSFGLHAIRERVEQLDGTLTITSAPGHGSEVTARLPLPTESRTRP, from the coding sequence ATGCCGCACTCCACCCTCGCCCCGGTGTTCACCGGTCTCCGGCTCGGCCTGCACGCTCTGCTCATCGGGCTCGCGGGCTTCGCCGTGCTGCGCGCATTCGTCGTCTCGTCCCCGGCCGCCGTATGGGTACTGACTGTCGGGATCGCATTCGTCGCGGTCTACCTCACCGGCGCCGGGGCCGCCCGCGCGCTCCGGACGAAGATCCCGCGGCGCGGCTTCGCCGTCGGCTGGGCGGCGGCGCTCACGCTGCTGTGGGCAGTGCTGACATGGTTGAGCCCCGAGGGCGCCTACCTGGTCTTCCCCCTCTTCTTCCTCTACCTTCACGTCCTGCCCGGCCCGCGCGGGGTCGCGGCGATCGTGGTCACGACCGCGTTCGCGATCTTCGCGCTAGGCCTGCACCTCGGCTTCAGCGTGGGCGGGGTGATCGGCCCGCTCATCGGCGCCGGCGTCGCCCTGCTCATCGGGCTGGCCTATCGCGCGCTCACCCGCGAAGCCGAGGAACGCGAACGACTCCTCACCGAACTGATCCACACCCGGCAGCAACTCGCCGACACCGAGCGCGAACAGGGCGCGCTGGCTGAGCGGGCACGATTGGCCCGCGACATCCACGACACCGTCGCCCAGGGGCTCTCCTCGATTCAGATGCTCCTGCGGGCCGCCGAACGCGACACCCCCGAACCCGGCGCCGGGTATCTGAGAACGGCCCGCGAGGCCGCGGCCGACAGCCTCGTCGACACGAGGCAGATCATCCGCGAACTCACCCCCGCCCGTCTCGACGACGGCCTCGCCGCCGCGCTGCGCAGGCTCGGCCAGGAGCAATCCGACCGCGCATCGGTCCCGATCGAGGTGACCGCCGAGGACCTCGCCCTCCCGATGGGCACCCAGACCGCACTGCTGCGCATCGCTCAGGGTGCATTGTCCAACGCGATCCGTCACGCGAACGCCACCCGGATCACCATCGCACTCGCCGCAGACGACGCCGTATCACTGGTGGTGCGCGATGACGGGCACGGCTTCGATGTGTCCACCGCGGTCGCTGACTCCCCCGAGGCCGGCTCGTTCGGACTGCACGCCATACGCGAGCGGGTCGAACAACTCGACGGCACCCTCACCATCACCTCGGCCCCCGGCCACGGCAGCGAGGTCACCGCCCGGCTGCCGCTCCCGACGGAAAGCAGGACACGGCCATGA